A genomic segment from Paraburkholderia hayleyella encodes:
- a CDS encoding response regulator transcription factor, whose protein sequence is MRVGIASGDAVLIHGIGECLGHDGVAVDAYSDDRKLLHAMRGGRYDMVLIDVKNDTVAAQPLLSWRNANPDLFTPVIVLTRHPDWSDLLALAHAGAQDVVHRDDVEQIRFRVYLILQREGRRGLSDCIQHGPYTLHRGVGTLFVHDVEVALTAREFSLAWLFFSNPGKLLSRAQIAASVWDAGKEIAARSIEQHIHMLRKKLALSASAPCNIRTVYALGYRLDMLAPEPPHVAGERLARRHAMPGALAGYPDCAEN, encoded by the coding sequence GTGAGAGTGGGGATAGCGAGTGGTGATGCCGTATTGATACACGGCATCGGAGAATGTTTGGGTCACGATGGTGTCGCGGTGGATGCCTACAGCGATGATCGCAAGTTGCTGCACGCAATGCGTGGCGGGCGCTACGACATGGTGCTGATCGACGTGAAGAACGACACCGTTGCCGCGCAACCGTTGCTGTCGTGGCGCAATGCCAATCCGGACCTGTTTACGCCCGTGATTGTGCTGACGCGCCATCCAGACTGGTCTGACCTGCTGGCGCTGGCGCATGCGGGTGCACAGGACGTTGTGCATCGTGACGACGTCGAGCAGATCCGCTTTCGCGTGTATCTGATCTTGCAGCGCGAAGGGCGTCGTGGTTTGAGCGACTGTATTCAGCATGGGCCGTATACGTTGCACCGGGGCGTGGGGACGCTCTTCGTGCATGACGTCGAGGTCGCGTTGACGGCACGCGAGTTTTCGCTAGCCTGGCTGTTCTTCTCCAACCCCGGAAAATTGCTGAGCCGGGCGCAAATCGCCGCGAGTGTCTGGGATGCGGGCAAGGAGATTGCCGCGCGTTCGATCGAGCAGCACATTCATATGCTGCGCAAAAAGCTCGCGCTCTCGGCGTCAGCGCCGTGCAATATCCGCACGGTGTATGCGCTGGGCTACCGGCTCGATATGCTGGCGCCGGAGCCGCCGCACGTGGCGGGCGAGCGCCTGGCGCGGCGTCACGCTATGCCAGGCGCGCTGGCCGGCTATCCGGACTGTGCCGAAAACTAA
- a CDS encoding response regulator, giving the protein MGTICLIDDHAMFREGLALTLRARMPQLQLLMAESGAQALVRLSRMPDVEMIVADYYLPDLGGADLIRRLRAAARNAPLIVLSSTDSLRDAHEAFAAGASAFVHKSCDCDELFGVMTRVARGARGLLLMHAPTRAAAATSATSVIGRLTSRQCDVLRLIGVGLRNREIGERLAMTEKTVKNHISSIFGVLGVPNRTQAALLAVQSGLCDSAVQAEAPAPAPAPAPAPAPAPAPAPAPAAVAVAVAVRREPRHEPRRELRLALAAEAIPCL; this is encoded by the coding sequence ATGGGAACAATCTGCCTGATTGACGACCACGCCATGTTCAGGGAAGGGCTGGCGTTGACGTTACGAGCACGGATGCCACAGCTGCAGTTGCTGATGGCGGAGAGCGGGGCGCAAGCGCTGGTCCGGCTGAGCCGCATGCCGGACGTCGAGATGATCGTCGCCGATTATTACTTGCCCGATCTGGGCGGTGCGGATCTGATCAGGCGGCTTCGGGCGGCGGCGCGCAATGCCCCCCTGATTGTTCTTTCCTCGACGGATAGCCTGCGCGATGCGCATGAAGCGTTTGCTGCCGGAGCCAGTGCTTTCGTGCATAAATCCTGCGATTGCGATGAACTGTTCGGCGTCATGACGCGGGTCGCGCGCGGTGCGCGCGGCTTGCTGCTCATGCATGCGCCCACGCGCGCTGCGGCCGCGACGTCCGCCACGAGTGTGATTGGACGGCTGACCTCGCGTCAGTGCGACGTGCTGCGCCTGATTGGCGTGGGGCTGCGCAACCGCGAAATCGGCGAGCGTCTGGCGATGACCGAGAAAACCGTGAAGAACCATATCTCCTCGATCTTCGGCGTGCTGGGCGTACCGAACCGTACCCAGGCCGCGCTGCTCGCGGTGCAAAGTGGCTTGTGCGATAGCGCGGTTCAAGCCGAAGCACCAGCACCAGCACCAGCACCAGCACCAGCACCAGCACCAGCACCAGCACCAGCACCAGCACCAGCGGCTGTGGCTGTGGCTGTGGCGGTGCGGCGTGAACCTCGTCATGAACCACGCCGTGAGTTACGTCTCGCACTTGCCGCTGAAGCCATACCCTGCCTGTAA
- the sctC gene encoding type III secretion system outer membrane ring subunit SctC, giving the protein MLPLASSWLLAPGSCFSLFASLGFMTIFFLRRVRVACATLSCLSSLLSAAALAAPIAWHSSRFEYVAEHKDLKDVLRDFSASQHLMTWISPNVEGTVSGSFSSSPQRFLEQMANSFGVLWYYDGAVLRIFGANEAKSATVGLAHVSVEALRGTLQRLKIDDPRFPVRYDSLSRTALVSGPPRYVELVASVAALIDHASVPDARVIVQRFPLQYAWATDRHITVNGRAVTVRGVAAVLRSLYGQNDGAIAALAAPERSAYRMPSARSEEARGVASGVQQAGGSGMPPLPGLGGLGLSGEAGSASWPERFDETSDRPVGFGERFDAGRAGSSGGAFPRRAHDAADEALTSPQVPMIEADTRSNSILVRDRAGNMEAFGALIHSLDLRPGVLEIDASIIEITDNALQELGVDWQLHGSHVHGSSGTGRLDNGERDASGALLAPGGVLTAVIGGSGRYLLGRISVLQQSDQARIIASPKVETLDNVEAVMENKQTFYVEVGGYQSGDLYSVSAGVSLRVLPTIVTAAPGRQIRLDMHIEDGKLTEQKVGPLPVIESSTIDTQALMNEGESLLIAGYSIDQNDHSETAVPWLSQIPFIGGLFRFRHSQGRRFQRLFLLTPRILSAQPPAEGADVALAAPAAAASRTDAMPNTFNAAR; this is encoded by the coding sequence ATGCTGCCGCTGGCCAGTTCCTGGCTCCTGGCTCCTGGTTCCTGTTTTTCGCTCTTTGCCTCGCTGGGTTTCATGACGATATTTTTTTTGCGCCGCGTCCGTGTTGCCTGCGCGACGCTCTCCTGTCTTTCCAGCCTGCTGTCTGCCGCTGCGCTGGCTGCCCCCATTGCATGGCATAGCAGCCGCTTCGAGTACGTCGCCGAGCACAAGGATCTGAAGGATGTACTGCGCGATTTCAGCGCTAGCCAGCATCTGATGACCTGGATTTCGCCCAACGTCGAAGGCACGGTGTCCGGCAGTTTTTCCTCGAGTCCGCAGCGCTTTCTGGAGCAGATGGCGAATTCGTTTGGGGTGCTCTGGTATTACGACGGCGCCGTGCTGCGTATTTTCGGTGCGAACGAGGCGAAAAGCGCGACGGTCGGTCTCGCCCATGTCAGCGTCGAGGCCTTGCGTGGCACGTTGCAGCGTTTGAAGATCGATGATCCGCGTTTTCCTGTGCGCTACGACAGCTTGTCGCGCACGGCGCTGGTGTCTGGGCCGCCGCGCTACGTTGAGCTCGTGGCCAGCGTGGCAGCGCTGATCGATCACGCCTCGGTGCCCGATGCACGTGTCATCGTGCAGCGCTTTCCGTTGCAGTACGCATGGGCGACGGACCGGCACATCACGGTGAATGGCCGCGCGGTGACCGTGCGCGGAGTGGCGGCGGTGTTGCGCAGCCTGTATGGGCAAAACGATGGCGCGATAGCGGCCCTGGCCGCGCCCGAGCGTTCGGCTTATCGCATGCCCAGTGCACGTAGCGAAGAGGCGCGAGGGGTGGCCAGCGGTGTACAGCAAGCCGGGGGGAGTGGGATGCCGCCGTTGCCTGGGCTCGGGGGCCTGGGCTTGAGTGGGGAGGCCGGCAGCGCGTCATGGCCTGAACGTTTCGATGAAACCTCTGACCGCCCGGTGGGGTTCGGGGAGCGCTTCGACGCGGGCCGGGCAGGCAGCTCAGGCGGGGCCTTTCCGCGTCGCGCACACGATGCCGCCGATGAGGCGCTGACCTCGCCCCAGGTGCCCATGATTGAGGCGGATACGCGCAGCAACTCGATTCTTGTGCGCGATCGGGCGGGAAACATGGAGGCCTTTGGCGCGCTGATTCATTCGCTGGACTTGCGCCCTGGCGTGCTCGAAATCGACGCCAGCATCATCGAGATCACCGATAACGCGCTTCAGGAACTGGGCGTGGACTGGCAGTTGCATGGCAGCCATGTGCATGGCAGCAGCGGCACCGGACGGCTGGACAATGGCGAGCGCGATGCCAGTGGCGCGCTGCTGGCGCCGGGCGGCGTGCTGACTGCCGTGATTGGCGGCTCGGGCCGCTATTTGCTGGGCCGCATCAGCGTGCTGCAACAAAGCGACCAGGCGCGCATCATCGCCAGCCCCAAAGTGGAGACGCTGGATAACGTCGAGGCCGTGATGGAAAACAAGCAGACGTTCTACGTGGAAGTGGGCGGTTATCAGTCGGGCGATCTGTACAGCGTTTCGGCCGGAGTTTCCCTGCGCGTGTTGCCCACGATCGTGACGGCTGCGCCTGGGCGGCAGATTCGCCTCGACATGCATATCGAAGACGGCAAGCTAACCGAACAGAAAGTGGGCCCGCTGCCTGTCATCGAGAGCAGCACCATCGACACCCAGGCGCTGATGAACGAAGGCGAGAGCCTGCTGATCGCGGGTTATTCCATCGACCAGAACGATCATTCCGAAACCGCTGTGCCGTGGCTGTCGCAGATCCCGTTCATCGGTGGCCTGTTTCGCTTTCGTCATAGCCAGGGGCGGCGTTTTCAGCGGCTCTTTTTGCTGACGCCACGCATTTTGTCGGCGCAGCCTCCGGCTGAGGGTGCGGATGTTGCGCTGGCCGCGCCCGCTGCTGCTGCGAGCCGGACGGATGCCATGCCCAACACGTTCAATGCAGCACGTTAA
- a CDS encoding RNA polymerase sigma factor, with protein MAPVCAATDIRLYPASQASLALRAEGAKEAPLSTDTEALLLQRIARGESAALSQLHRLYQPRLARYLARLTRKQHLIDEVINDVLLVVWNKAVHFRGESRLSTWLIGIAYRAMLGALRQDEAHACEPLTPDMEETCDLARPDSEELSDWLYKALEQLNDEHRQVIQLAYVLGYSTEEIAETLQCPITTVKSRLVHARNRLRTILPTLSGRPPMTPEPLTHLPWGPDSSTDWAPDKR; from the coding sequence ATGGCGCCCGTTTGTGCCGCCACCGATATCCGGCTCTATCCCGCCTCGCAGGCTTCGCTCGCCTTGCGTGCTGAAGGCGCTAAAGAGGCCCCTCTATCCACCGATACCGAAGCGCTTTTGCTGCAACGCATAGCGCGAGGCGAAAGCGCCGCGCTCAGCCAGTTGCACCGGCTCTACCAGCCTCGGCTGGCACGATATCTGGCACGCCTGACACGCAAGCAACACCTGATTGACGAAGTCATCAACGATGTTTTGCTGGTGGTCTGGAACAAGGCGGTGCATTTTCGCGGCGAGTCGCGCCTGTCGACGTGGCTCATCGGCATCGCCTATCGCGCCATGCTCGGCGCGCTGCGTCAGGACGAAGCCCATGCCTGCGAGCCACTCACGCCCGACATGGAAGAAACCTGTGACCTGGCACGGCCCGATTCCGAAGAGCTCAGCGACTGGTTATACAAGGCGCTCGAACAGCTCAACGACGAGCATCGTCAAGTGATCCAACTGGCTTATGTGCTGGGCTATTCGACAGAAGAAATCGCCGAGACCCTGCAATGCCCCATCACCACGGTGAAATCCCGCCTGGTCCATGCGCGCAACCGCTTGCGGACGATCTTGCCCACGCTTTCCGGCCGGCCCCCCATGACGCCCGAGCCGCTCACTCACCTGCCGTGGGGCCCGGATTCCAGCACTGACTGGGCGCCAGACAAACGCTGA